Proteins found in one Armatimonadia bacterium genomic segment:
- a CDS encoding DUF4861 domain-containing protein — MKTNPRCFVATFLTTLGLAAGFLSVAWSAEVSVTVANGLDLARPSETISLPWQDLVAALPQAQADRLQVRDKASGKEIPCQAVDSDANGTPDEFLFQADFAPKETRAFILATLEGPGTQFPVRAFGRFVPERKDDFAWENDRIAHRMYGAALETDKAEPLTSSGVDVWCKRTRELVIDKWYKSGDYHTDHGEGCDLYTVGKGRGAGGLGVYRDGKLVTSRNFRSWKVLAAGPVRVSFILTYLPWEVDGVKVSEVKRVTLDAGQNLSHFESIFLPDKPLPELDIALGVQVHAADAAVALKPLEGWMSVWEKCSGNNGNLGTGAVLDPATLRQMKQEAGHALAVVTATPGKPVSYWAGAGWDKSGDFASAEDWNLYLARFAQRLASPLKITLGAG, encoded by the coding sequence ATGAAGACCAATCCTAGATGCTTTGTCGCAACGTTCCTGACGACCCTAGGCCTTGCTGCGGGCTTTCTGAGCGTTGCCTGGAGCGCAGAGGTCTCGGTCACAGTCGCCAATGGCCTCGACCTGGCGCGGCCTTCGGAGACGATCAGCCTTCCGTGGCAGGATCTGGTAGCCGCCTTGCCCCAGGCGCAGGCCGATCGGCTGCAGGTTCGTGACAAGGCCTCCGGCAAGGAGATCCCTTGCCAGGCGGTAGATAGCGACGCCAACGGTACGCCGGACGAGTTCCTCTTCCAGGCCGACTTCGCACCAAAGGAGACCAGGGCCTTCATCCTTGCGACGCTCGAGGGGCCGGGTACGCAGTTCCCGGTGCGAGCCTTCGGGCGGTTCGTTCCGGAGCGCAAGGACGACTTCGCCTGGGAGAACGACCGCATCGCACACCGCATGTACGGTGCGGCGCTGGAGACCGACAAGGCTGAACCCCTCACCAGCAGCGGCGTCGATGTATGGTGCAAGCGGACGCGCGAACTGGTTATCGACAAGTGGTACAAGTCGGGCGACTACCACACCGACCATGGCGAGGGCTGCGACCTGTATACGGTCGGCAAGGGTCGTGGGGCCGGCGGTCTGGGCGTCTACCGCGACGGCAAGCTCGTCACCTCACGCAACTTCCGAAGCTGGAAGGTCCTCGCCGCCGGACCGGTGCGGGTGAGCTTCATCCTCACTTACCTGCCCTGGGAGGTCGACGGCGTCAAGGTCTCCGAGGTGAAACGCGTCACCCTCGACGCGGGACAGAACTTGAGCCACTTCGAGAGCATCTTCCTGCCCGACAAGCCGCTGCCGGAGCTGGACATCGCCCTTGGTGTTCAGGTCCATGCGGCGGACGCAGCGGTCGCCCTGAAGCCCCTGGAGGGCTGGATGAGTGTGTGGGAGAAGTGCAGCGGCAACAACGGGAACCTCGGTACCGGTGCTGTTCTGGACCCGGCTACGCTCAGGCAGATGAAGCAGGAAGCCGGTCATGCCCTGGCGGTGGTGACGGCGACGCCAGGCAAACCGGTGAGCTACTGGGCCGGTGCAGGCTGGGACAAGAGCGGCGACTTCGCCTCCGCCGAGGACTGGAACCTGTACCTGGCGCGATTCGCGCAGCGCCTTGCCTCACCCCTCAAGATCACTCTCGGCGCCGGGTAG